From bacterium, a single genomic window includes:
- a CDS encoding lytic transglycosylase domain-containing protein gives MFAPFAAGLGLFWMGAARDAPSSPAEGLQLGLRALEEGAPAEARMRFAEVRERWPVVADHAEQLRIHALKETGEPPEIIAAGHAFLNRHGASPVVGLVWQDIAEAHQALGQLADARAAWREAAGHTEDESEQFALALAGARSWEAEARFAEAAAIYRELWRDRPAVKGSEAAEAGLLRTESRLGRPQRGAEDWAERSARLEAAYHNEAALEACKRALSLAPAESEARGALLLRRASLLFRLRRYPEAVDAFAALPPDPDSRFWHARSLARSGKISESVHGFLAVAKAAPPTLAARARFLAGTLLDDDEPEEARSLFEQVAKHAPAAEQRNEARWRLAWAAYRGDRMADATRHLRVLADDTPDPLDALRARYWLARSQQATAPEQANQALTKLAREVPFTYYGGRAADQIGFDLPGLAPTVGQMPGRTPAGRLPAVRRQRVEILVDAGLRESASLELDALRERVRLRKQADRIAFAKLLTRAERYHDAERLILDYDLWQLAQGPDRGDDLAAWHLAWPRAFRTALEPAAVRHEVEPELVYAVMREESGYRPEILSTVGAQGLTQIMPETGERLAKELGREPLRPRELLLPATNLELGAYYLSRLLELSGGRLSAAIASYNAGPGAVGRWLKRDGGLSDDVWVESIPYRQTRRYVKRVMRSVRVYRSLPAESGS, from the coding sequence GTGTTCGCACCGTTTGCCGCGGGGCTCGGGCTGTTCTGGATGGGCGCCGCCAGGGACGCTCCCAGCAGCCCGGCGGAAGGCTTACAGCTCGGTCTGCGGGCCCTGGAGGAAGGAGCTCCCGCCGAGGCGCGCATGCGGTTCGCAGAGGTGCGCGAGCGTTGGCCGGTGGTCGCCGACCACGCGGAGCAGCTGCGCATCCACGCCCTGAAAGAGACCGGCGAACCCCCTGAGATCATTGCCGCAGGGCACGCCTTCCTCAACCGGCATGGTGCCTCGCCGGTGGTCGGCCTCGTCTGGCAGGACATCGCCGAAGCCCACCAGGCACTCGGCCAGCTGGCCGATGCGCGCGCGGCATGGCGCGAGGCCGCAGGCCATACCGAGGACGAATCCGAACAGTTCGCCCTGGCACTTGCCGGCGCTCGTTCCTGGGAGGCCGAGGCCCGCTTCGCGGAAGCTGCGGCGATCTACCGGGAGCTGTGGAGGGATCGGCCAGCGGTGAAGGGGAGCGAAGCGGCCGAAGCCGGGCTGCTCCGCACCGAAAGCCGGCTTGGTCGGCCCCAGCGCGGAGCCGAAGATTGGGCGGAGCGTTCGGCCCGGCTCGAGGCGGCTTATCACAACGAGGCGGCCCTCGAAGCTTGCAAGCGTGCGCTCTCACTAGCGCCAGCGGAGTCGGAGGCTCGCGGAGCTCTGCTGCTTCGCCGCGCAAGCCTGTTGTTTCGCCTGCGGCGCTACCCGGAAGCCGTCGATGCCTTTGCAGCGCTCCCGCCGGACCCGGACTCCCGATTCTGGCATGCGCGCTCACTGGCGCGAAGTGGCAAGATTTCCGAATCGGTGCACGGCTTCCTCGCGGTGGCCAAGGCGGCGCCGCCCACCCTCGCGGCCCGGGCTCGCTTCCTTGCGGGAACGCTCCTCGACGATGACGAACCCGAGGAAGCCCGTAGCCTCTTCGAACAGGTCGCCAAGCACGCGCCCGCCGCCGAACAGCGCAACGAGGCGCGCTGGCGGCTCGCGTGGGCGGCCTACCGTGGCGATCGGATGGCCGACGCGACGCGACACCTCCGCGTGCTTGCCGACGATACGCCGGATCCGCTCGACGCCCTGCGCGCGCGCTACTGGCTCGCCCGTTCTCAACAAGCCACCGCGCCAGAGCAGGCGAACCAGGCGTTGACGAAGCTCGCCCGCGAGGTGCCCTTCACCTACTACGGGGGGCGCGCAGCCGACCAGATCGGGTTCGACCTTCCAGGTCTTGCGCCGACGGTGGGGCAGATGCCGGGCAGAACTCCGGCGGGTCGACTGCCGGCCGTGCGTCGCCAGCGGGTAGAGATCCTGGTCGACGCCGGGCTTCGAGAATCGGCGAGCCTCGAACTCGATGCGCTTCGCGAGCGAGTGCGTCTTCGCAAGCAGGCTGATCGCATCGCGTTTGCAAAGCTGCTCACCCGGGCTGAGCGCTACCACGACGCGGAGCGATTGATCCTCGATTACGATCTCTGGCAGCTCGCCCAGGGACCCGACCGCGGGGACGACCTGGCCGCCTGGCATCTGGCGTGGCCGCGTGCGTTCCGGACAGCGCTCGAGCCAGCAGCGGTTCGCCACGAAGTGGAGCCCGAGCTGGTGTACGCCGTCATGCGCGAAGAAAGCGGCTACCGCCCGGAAATCCTGTCGACGGTCGGGGCCCAGGGGCTCACGCAGATCATGCCGGAAACCGGCGAGCGCCTGGCGAAGGAGCTGGGCCGGGAACCCCTCCGCCCGCGAGAGTTGCTGCTGCCGGCGACCAACCTGGAGCTGGGTGCCTACTACCTGAGCCGCTTGCTGGAGCTGAGCGGCGGCCGGCTTTCGGCGGCCATTGCCAGCTACAACGCCGGGCCCGGTGCGGTCGGCCGTTGGCTGAAACGCGACGGAGGGCTGTCCGACGATGTCTGGGTCGAATCGATTCCCTACCGCCAGACCCGACGCTATGTGAAACGCGTGATGCGAAGCGTACGCGTGTATCGCTCGCTGCCCGCCGAGAGCGGCTCGTGA
- a CDS encoding family 10 glycosylhydrolase, whose translation MISRHVNRRALALLLLLPLALALEARGESSPRGLWVLCEGSQRVLEHPERVDRLLADARAMGVSDLFVQVYRGGRAWFDSSLADRAPYAATFREGERDALQVLISRAHEAGFRVHAWVNLLSLAAHAEGPLLRDLGRGAVAVDQHGRSILDYPEFEVPQPDRTHYRMGTPAVWLDPAAPGVAERLAETLTELVRGYPGLDGLHLDYVRYPDVLPYSPGTRFGVGLSFGYGEFSRLRFQRETGLAAPQGKSLLNANRWDDWRRAKLTQLVATIGRSARAEQPSLRLSAAVIADRERAYLVDFQDWASWLDDGLLDFAVPMLYTRDATLLRHGVEALSGLGVRREIWVGLGSWLFANQPDQAMAQLERVEKVGGLGSALFSWDYIAAHPALLEALTPAPAVDPPVPAVADPVAPAAADPGAPAGTAQAPAPELDREGGLPSE comes from the coding sequence GTGATCTCGCGGCATGTCAACCGGCGTGCGCTCGCGCTCCTCTTGCTGTTGCCCCTGGCTTTGGCGTTGGAGGCCCGTGGGGAGAGTTCGCCCCGCGGCCTGTGGGTGCTCTGCGAGGGCTCCCAGCGTGTTCTCGAGCATCCAGAACGGGTCGACAGGCTGCTTGCCGACGCCCGCGCGATGGGTGTGAGCGACCTTTTCGTGCAGGTCTACCGAGGCGGACGGGCCTGGTTCGATTCGAGCCTGGCGGATCGCGCTCCCTACGCAGCGACCTTCCGAGAGGGCGAACGCGACGCGCTCCAGGTGCTGATCTCGCGGGCTCACGAAGCCGGTTTCCGCGTGCACGCCTGGGTGAACTTGCTCTCCTTGGCCGCTCACGCCGAAGGGCCCCTGCTGCGGGATCTGGGCCGTGGGGCAGTCGCAGTCGACCAGCACGGGCGGTCGATCCTCGACTACCCGGAGTTCGAGGTTCCGCAGCCGGACCGCACCCACTATCGGATGGGAACCCCCGCAGTCTGGCTCGACCCTGCGGCTCCCGGCGTGGCTGAGCGCCTCGCAGAGACCCTCACCGAACTCGTGCGTGGATACCCGGGCCTCGACGGCCTGCACCTCGATTACGTCAGGTACCCGGATGTCCTGCCCTACTCACCAGGAACGCGCTTCGGAGTGGGCCTCTCTTTTGGCTACGGCGAGTTCTCGCGGCTTCGATTCCAGCGCGAAACCGGGCTCGCGGCGCCCCAGGGAAAGAGCCTGCTGAACGCCAACCGCTGGGACGACTGGCGCCGCGCCAAACTGACCCAGCTCGTCGCCACGATCGGGCGCAGCGCACGAGCCGAGCAGCCAAGCTTGCGCCTGTCGGCTGCGGTGATCGCCGACCGGGAGCGTGCCTATCTGGTGGATTTCCAGGACTGGGCGAGTTGGTTGGATGACGGCCTGCTCGATTTCGCTGTGCCCATGCTCTACACGCGGGATGCGACGCTCCTTCGCCATGGCGTCGAGGCGCTCTCGGGCCTCGGGGTGCGACGCGAAATCTGGGTCGGGCTCGGCTCCTGGCTGTTTGCGAACCAGCCCGATCAGGCCATGGCCCAACTCGAGCGTGTCGAGAAGGTCGGTGGCCTCGGCAGCGCCCTCTTCTCCTGGGACTATATTGCCGCCCATCCGGCATTGCTGGAAGCGCTGACGCCCGCCCCTGCAGTCGATCCGCCGGTGCCGGCCGTAGCCGATCCCGTTGCCCCGGCTGCCGCGGATCCTGGTGCGCCAGCTGGGACCGCTCAGGCTCCCGCGCCTGAGCTGGATCGCGAGGGGGGTCTCCCTTCCGAGTGA